The following coding sequences lie in one Heyndrickxia oleronia genomic window:
- a CDS encoding EpsG family protein — protein MYYIIFLIGIFFSLLQDKKKVLFIIYTLILLLLAYFRYGVGPDYFAYEYLFYRLNESPLKEVLYGLDQQEPLFRLLGSIMKFSGFSYQSYLIFIATINLVFIYKICKKYSVNPTLSLFLYFCFYYFVWTYSGLRQGMTMAIGAYYLLECINQRKHLKFFMIVIILSFIHTSSLILIPLYVISKMNFSKKQLIYLSFLSILVAVLPIGTLISYLNNAPFIGRILPYTDIGYSINNIFDFQSIGRIVFLIIAFFYYDVFSKQSELNKKMINMYVISLMIYFLFKFSELTAARLSIYGKFLDVIILTNIYYFYKDKVNKAIYIGGLIILSTMYMFKELHSLKERTGLESNYALIVPYTNIFNKDKYHFQNRYEIYIKKGEY, from the coding sequence ATGTATTACATTATATTCTTAATAGGAATATTTTTCTCTTTATTACAAGATAAAAAGAAAGTATTATTTATCATTTATACATTGATATTATTGTTGTTAGCTTATTTTAGATATGGAGTAGGTCCTGACTATTTTGCTTATGAATATTTATTTTATAGACTAAACGAATCTCCATTAAAGGAAGTACTTTATGGACTAGATCAACAAGAGCCCTTGTTTCGCTTATTGGGTTCAATTATGAAATTTTCTGGGTTTAGCTATCAATCATATCTTATTTTTATTGCAACAATTAATTTAGTGTTTATTTATAAAATATGTAAAAAATATAGCGTAAACCCTACACTTTCTTTATTCTTGTATTTTTGTTTTTACTATTTTGTTTGGACATATAGTGGATTACGGCAAGGAATGACCATGGCTATTGGCGCTTATTATTTATTAGAATGCATTAATCAAAGAAAGCACCTTAAATTTTTTATGATCGTTATCATATTATCATTTATCCATACATCATCCCTAATATTAATTCCGTTGTATGTGATTTCTAAAATGAATTTTAGCAAAAAGCAATTAATTTATCTGTCTTTTTTAAGTATTTTGGTCGCTGTGTTACCAATTGGTACTCTTATTTCTTATTTAAATAATGCCCCATTTATTGGAAGGATTCTTCCATATACGGATATTGGTTATTCTATCAATAATATCTTTGACTTCCAAAGTATTGGAAGAATTGTCTTTTTAATTATTGCTTTTTTTTATTATGATGTATTTTCAAAACAAAGTGAACTAAATAAGAAAATGATAAACATGTATGTGATTAGTTTAATGATCTATTTTCTCTTTAAATTTTCAGAATTAACAGCTGCTCGTTTATCAATATATGGAAAATTTCTAGATGTAATCATATTAACGAATATTTACTATTTTTATAAAGATAAAGTGAACAAAGCCATATATATTGGGGGGCTAATTATTTTAAGTACTATGTATATGTTTAAAGAATTACATTCATTAAAGGAGAGAACAGGTTTAGAAAGCAATTATGCCTTAATTGTTCCTTATACAAATATATTTAATAAGGATAAATACCATTTTCAAAATAGATATGAAATTTATATAAAAAAAGGTGAATATTAA
- a CDS encoding glycosyltransferase has translation MRVLQINSVCGIGSTGRIATDMDKVLKSLGHESYIAYGRDKPLHCENTIKIGTKLDNYVHLAKTRIFDQHGFGSKLSTLKFIKKVKQLNPDIIHLHNLHGYYLNIEILFRFLKEFHKTIIWTLHDCWTFTGHCASFDYLQCDKWKTGCNKCPQKTEYPSSLLIDQSESNFHKKKEIFTGVKNLIIVTPSEWLKQKVKQSFLCEYPVIVINNGIDLDTFQPQKNAFREKFDLCNKFIILGVANVWGMKKGYQYFIDLSARLQPNEVIVMVGLTKKQIRNLPHNIIGIEKTNNVKELAEIYTASDVFINPTLEDNFPTTNLESLACGTPVITFNTGGSVESIDTSSGIVVEKGNIDLLTAAIKKIKNYSSIHCLNRSKRYDKEKKYKEYLETYRNLLEISR, from the coding sequence ATGCGTGTACTACAGATCAATTCAGTTTGTGGTATCGGAAGCACTGGTAGAATTGCGACTGATATGGATAAAGTACTAAAATCACTTGGTCATGAAAGTTATATTGCTTATGGTAGAGATAAACCTTTACATTGTGAGAATACGATAAAGATAGGTACAAAATTGGATAACTATGTTCATTTAGCAAAAACAAGAATTTTTGATCAACATGGCTTTGGATCAAAATTAAGTACCTTAAAATTTATAAAAAAAGTGAAACAACTTAATCCTGATATCATTCACCTTCACAATTTACATGGATACTACTTAAATATAGAAATATTATTTCGGTTCTTGAAAGAATTTCATAAAACCATTATTTGGACTCTTCATGATTGTTGGACATTTACTGGACATTGTGCTTCTTTTGATTATCTACAATGTGATAAGTGGAAAACGGGATGTAATAAATGTCCGCAAAAGACTGAATATCCGTCTAGTTTATTGATAGACCAATCAGAAAGTAATTTCCACAAGAAGAAGGAAATATTTACTGGTGTAAAAAATTTAATCATCGTAACTCCATCTGAATGGTTAAAACAAAAGGTGAAACAATCTTTTTTATGTGAGTATCCAGTAATAGTCATTAATAATGGAATTGATTTGGACACCTTCCAGCCACAAAAGAATGCTTTTCGTGAAAAATTTGATCTATGCAATAAATTTATTATTTTAGGGGTGGCAAATGTTTGGGGGATGAAAAAAGGATATCAATACTTTATTGACTTATCAGCACGACTTCAACCTAATGAAGTGATTGTTATGGTGGGCTTAACTAAGAAACAGATAAGGAATTTACCTCACAATATAATAGGGATAGAAAAAACTAATAATGTAAAAGAATTGGCTGAAATATATACTGCATCAGATGTGTTTATTAACCCTACTTTAGAAGATAATTTCCCAACAACAAATTTGGAGTCTTTAGCTTGCGGTACTCCAGTAATTACTTTTAATACTGGTGGTAGTGTTGAAAGTATTGATACAAGCAGTGGAATCGTTGTTGAAAAAGGAAATATAGATTTATTGACCGCTGCAATTAAAAAAATAAAAAACTATTCAAGTATTCATTGTTTAAATAGATCAAAAAGATACGATAAAGAAAAAAAGTATAAAGAGTATCTAGAAACTTATCGAAACCTACTAGAAATTTCTAGATGA
- the wecB gene encoding non-hydrolyzing UDP-N-acetylglucosamine 2-epimerase, translated as MEKLKIMTIVGTRPEIIRLSEVIKACDQYFDHILVHTGQNWDYTLNEIFFEELGIRKPDHYLGVVGEDLGETMGNIISESYKILNQILPDALLILGDTNSCLSAISAKRLKIPIFHMEAGNRCFDQNVPEEINRKIVDHISDINLPYTEHSRRYLLSEGFRKEHIFVIGSPMTEVIKKNMNRILKSTVLKELNLRKEQYILVSAHREENIEDENNFFSLMNAINKIAEKYQMPVIYSIHPRSRKKIEKRRFIFHPLVRQLQPFGFLDYNHLQLNAFAVLSDSGTLSEESAILGFPGILIRTSTERPEVIDKGTVIIGGITDKEIVQSVELSKMISNKPINYTIANDYEEENTSIKVVKIIQGYTNIIKKGVWGKS; from the coding sequence ATGGAAAAGTTAAAAATTATGACAATAGTTGGAACTAGACCAGAAATAATTCGTTTATCAGAAGTCATAAAAGCCTGTGATCAGTATTTTGATCATATACTCGTTCATACAGGACAAAATTGGGATTATACATTGAATGAAATATTTTTTGAAGAGCTCGGAATTAGGAAACCAGATCATTATTTAGGGGTAGTTGGTGAGGATTTAGGAGAAACAATGGGAAATATCATTTCTGAATCTTACAAAATACTAAATCAGATCCTCCCAGATGCGTTATTAATATTAGGTGATACGAATAGCTGTTTAAGCGCTATTTCAGCGAAAAGACTAAAAATACCGATATTTCATATGGAAGCAGGTAATCGATGCTTCGATCAAAATGTACCCGAAGAGATTAATAGAAAAATTGTTGATCATATATCGGATATTAATCTTCCATATACAGAACATAGTCGTCGTTATTTACTATCAGAAGGTTTTCGAAAGGAACATATATTTGTTATAGGTTCTCCAATGACTGAAGTAATTAAGAAAAATATGAATCGTATTTTAAAAAGCACAGTTCTAAAAGAACTAAATCTAAGAAAAGAACAGTATATTCTTGTTTCAGCACATCGTGAGGAAAATATTGAAGATGAAAATAACTTTTTCTCTTTAATGAATGCAATCAATAAAATAGCTGAAAAATATCAAATGCCTGTTATTTATTCGATTCATCCTAGAAGCCGGAAGAAAATTGAGAAAAGACGTTTCATATTTCATCCACTTGTACGTCAATTACAGCCGTTTGGATTTTTGGATTATAATCATCTCCAACTCAATGCTTTTGCGGTACTTTCAGATAGTGGTACTCTTTCCGAGGAATCAGCAATTCTAGGATTTCCAGGGATATTAATTCGGACCTCAACAGAACGTCCCGAGGTGATTGACAAAGGGACTGTCATAATAGGTGGGATTACTGATAAAGAAATTGTCCAATCGGTTGAGTTGAGTAAAATGATTTCAAATAAACCCATTAACTATACAATCGCAAACGATTATGAAGAAGAAAATACATCTATAAAGGTAGTTAAGATTATTCAAGGTTATACGAACATTATTAAAAAGGGTGTATGGGGGAAATCATAA
- a CDS encoding NAD-dependent epimerase/dehydratase family protein — protein MNILITGANGFIGKNLVAELKNKGYKDIFTVTKDTDRSLLDNYTNECDFVFHLAGVNRPRNEQEFIEENTNFTRFLLNSLKKNQNQSPILFTSSIQALQDNPYGRSKRSCEQLLFSYEEETGAKVLIYRLPNIFGKWCKPNYNSVIATFCHNIANGLDIHVNDPNTELTLGYIDDVIDEFLHALIGKESRHEVFCVLPKTYQIKLGQLADKLYFFKTTRESLLLPSFEKEFDRFLYSTYLSYLEENNFSYKLRKNTDHRGWLAEFIKSKETGQIFISMTKPGITRGNHWHHTKVEKFLVIQGEAVIKLRKINSSKILEYHVSGDSLEVVDIPVGYTHSIENIGNEDVITVFWACEIFNSEKPDTYYVEV, from the coding sequence TTGAATATTCTGATTACAGGGGCAAATGGCTTTATAGGAAAAAATCTCGTTGCTGAATTGAAAAACAAAGGTTATAAGGATATTTTTACAGTAACAAAAGATACAGACCGTTCATTATTGGATAACTATACAAATGAATGTGACTTCGTGTTTCATTTAGCAGGTGTTAATCGGCCTAGAAATGAACAGGAATTTATTGAAGAAAATACTAATTTTACACGATTCTTATTAAATTCATTAAAAAAAAATCAAAATCAATCACCTATTCTTTTTACATCATCTATTCAAGCACTTCAAGATAATCCATATGGAAGAAGTAAAAGGTCATGTGAACAATTATTGTTTTCGTATGAAGAAGAAACAGGAGCAAAAGTATTAATCTATCGTTTACCTAATATATTTGGGAAATGGTGTAAACCTAACTATAATAGTGTGATTGCTACATTTTGCCATAATATTGCTAACGGTCTAGATATCCATGTAAATGATCCAAATACCGAGCTTACTTTAGGATATATTGATGATGTGATTGATGAATTTTTACATGCTCTTATTGGCAAAGAGTCAAGACATGAGGTCTTTTGTGTTTTACCTAAGACCTATCAAATAAAGCTTGGTCAGCTAGCAGATAAGCTTTATTTCTTTAAAACCACACGTGAATCTCTACTTCTTCCATCGTTCGAAAAAGAGTTTGATCGTTTTCTTTATAGTACCTATCTATCTTACTTGGAGGAAAATAATTTTTCTTACAAATTAAGAAAAAATACTGATCACCGAGGTTGGTTAGCCGAGTTTATTAAATCGAAAGAAACTGGGCAAATTTTTATTTCTATGACAAAACCAGGGATAACGCGAGGAAATCATTGGCATCATACAAAAGTCGAGAAATTCTTAGTTATTCAAGGGGAAGCAGTAATAAAATTGAGAAAGATTAATAGTTCAAAAATACTAGAATATCATGTAAGTGGTGATTCCTTAGAGGTTGTAGATATACCGGTTGGTTACACACACTCGATTGAAAACATTGGTAATGAAGATGTTATTACCGTCTTTTGGGCATGTGAAATCTTTAACTCGGAAAAGCCAGACACTTATTATGTTGAGGTATAA
- a CDS encoding polysaccharide biosynthesis protein, which yields MFIDKTLLITGGTGSFGNAVMERVLNTDIKEIRIFSRDEKKQDDMRKKYKNDKLKFYLGDVRDLSSVKNAMHDVDYVFHAAAFKQVPSCEFFPLEAVKTNILGTDNVLTAAIDYGVQKVICLSTDKAAYPINAMGISKAMMEKVFIAKAKTIAPTRTLICGTRYGNVMASRGSVIPIFVEQIKNGEPLTITNPKMTRFLMSLDQAVELVIFAFSHAQTGDIMVQKAPACYIGDLAQALKELFHKDNEVKVIGTRHGEKLYETLLTKEEYLVAEDLGKYFKIPADQRDLNYDKYFDIGDKNLSTELEYSSHNTEILTIEQIKEKLLDLDYIQNQLKDMKVLL from the coding sequence TTGTTTATCGATAAAACTTTACTTATTACTGGAGGTACAGGGTCCTTTGGTAACGCAGTAATGGAAAGGGTCTTAAATACAGATATTAAAGAAATTCGAATTTTTTCACGTGATGAAAAAAAGCAAGATGATATGCGGAAAAAATATAAAAATGACAAACTAAAATTTTATTTAGGTGATGTTAGAGATCTATCAAGTGTAAAAAATGCCATGCATGATGTTGATTATGTTTTCCATGCAGCAGCCTTTAAACAAGTACCGTCATGTGAATTTTTTCCTCTTGAAGCGGTTAAAACAAATATACTTGGTACTGATAATGTCCTTACAGCAGCCATTGACTATGGAGTACAAAAAGTAATATGTCTTTCAACGGACAAAGCTGCTTATCCAATTAATGCGATGGGAATATCAAAAGCAATGATGGAAAAGGTATTTATTGCAAAGGCGAAAACGATAGCACCTACTCGTACACTGATTTGTGGAACAAGATATGGAAATGTGATGGCTTCTAGAGGTTCAGTCATTCCAATATTTGTTGAACAAATTAAAAATGGGGAACCACTAACAATAACGAACCCCAAAATGACAAGATTCCTGATGAGCCTTGACCAGGCCGTGGAACTTGTCATTTTTGCTTTTAGTCATGCGCAAACCGGAGATATCATGGTTCAAAAGGCTCCTGCCTGTTATATAGGAGATTTAGCACAAGCACTAAAGGAACTGTTTCATAAAGATAATGAAGTCAAAGTTATTGGAACTCGTCACGGTGAAAAATTATACGAAACACTTTTAACAAAAGAAGAATACTTAGTAGCTGAGGATTTAGGGAAATATTTTAAAATTCCAGCTGATCAAAGAGATCTAAACTATGATAAGTACTTTGATATAGGTGATAAGAATCTCTCTACTGAATTAGAATATAGTTCACATAATACAGAAATTTTGACGATCGAACAAATAAAAGAAAAGCTATTAGATTTAGATTATATTCAAAATCAATTAAAAGATATGAAGGTATTACTTTAA
- a CDS encoding glycosyltransferase family 4 protein, giving the protein MNVLFLTLSNMENIYDRGIYSDLVRELAKRGINIHVVFPRERREMLPTELVTIDNITLLKVKTGNITKTDFIEKGISTLTIESQYLRAVKKYFSDIHFDLIMYSTPPITFERVVNYFKKKHQTKTYLMLKDIFPQNAVDIGLIKNGGVIWKYFRKKEKKLYEISDMIGCMTKGNVQYILNHNPNIDEQKLEIFPNSIEPIDSKTTKSTNYELKDKYQIPHRANLFIYGGNLGKPQGPDFLLKVIENFYKVDNSFLLIVGSGTEYEKIKHFIETTHPKNVGLVQFLPKIEYDQLLKIADVGLIFLDRRFTIPNFPSRLTSYLEYSIPILAATDKHTDLKDILNQSKSGLWCESEDIDSFITLARKLANNEMLRKEMGEKWKELFRRTL; this is encoded by the coding sequence ATGAATGTTCTATTTCTAACATTATCTAATATGGAAAATATATATGATAGAGGAATTTATTCTGATCTAGTTCGTGAATTAGCTAAAAGAGGTATTAATATACATGTTGTTTTCCCACGAGAACGGAGAGAGATGCTACCTACTGAGCTAGTAACGATAGACAATATTACATTACTAAAAGTGAAAACGGGAAATATTACAAAAACGGATTTTATTGAGAAAGGAATTTCAACTCTTACAATAGAGAGTCAATATTTACGAGCAGTAAAAAAATACTTCTCTGATATTCATTTTGATTTAATTATGTACTCAACACCACCAATAACATTTGAACGTGTCGTAAATTATTTTAAGAAAAAACATCAAACGAAAACATATTTAATGTTGAAGGATATTTTCCCACAAAATGCTGTGGATATAGGGTTAATTAAAAACGGTGGAGTTATATGGAAGTATTTTAGGAAAAAAGAGAAAAAGTTATATGAAATCTCGGATATGATTGGCTGCATGACTAAGGGAAATGTTCAGTATATTTTAAATCATAATCCGAATATCGATGAACAGAAATTGGAAATTTTTCCAAATTCAATTGAACCTATAGATTCTAAAACAACAAAAAGTACAAATTATGAGCTAAAAGACAAATATCAGATTCCACATCGAGCTAACTTATTTATTTACGGTGGGAATTTAGGTAAGCCTCAAGGACCAGATTTTTTATTGAAGGTCATAGAAAATTTTTATAAAGTGGATAATAGTTTTCTTTTAATTGTTGGTTCAGGAACAGAATATGAAAAAATTAAACATTTTATAGAGACAACTCATCCTAAAAATGTCGGGCTTGTCCAATTTTTGCCTAAAATAGAATACGATCAATTATTAAAAATTGCAGATGTCGGATTGATATTTTTAGATAGACGATTTACTATACCGAATTTTCCATCTAGATTAACTTCGTATTTAGAATATTCAATTCCAATTCTAGCAGCGACAGATAAACATACAGACTTAAAAGATATCCTTAATCAATCCAAAAGTGGTCTTTGGTGTGAAAGTGAAGATATAGACTCCTTTATTACTCTTGCTAGAAAATTAGCCAATAATGAAATGTTGAGAAAAGAAATGGGTGAAAAATGGAAGGAACTATTTAGAAGAACACTATGA
- a CDS encoding tyrosine-protein phosphatase: MIDIHCHILPNMDDGPDYENEFMKMVTFAINTGITHLFATPHHMNGKYLNPKHKILDRITIMNEKLQLTNTPIIILPGQELRIHRGLLTKSSFNEILTLGNNGKYLLLELPSFEVPIYTWEILYELSLQDIIPIIVHPERNVEIINQPNLLYRIVQEGGLIQLTSGSIIGHFGNKIKSFTEKIIEHDLAHFIASDAHNLNTRSFSLHQAYDKITKLYGMNKTFYFKENAELLRLNLNIKLATPIPFRKKILGIF, translated from the coding sequence ATGATTGATATCCATTGTCATATTCTACCTAATATGGATGATGGCCCTGATTATGAAAATGAGTTTATGAAAATGGTCACATTTGCTATTAATACAGGAATTACTCATTTATTTGCCACTCCCCATCATATGAATGGCAAGTACTTAAATCCTAAACACAAAATTCTTGATAGGATTACTATAATGAATGAGAAATTACAATTAACAAATACACCAATTATTATACTTCCCGGTCAAGAGTTAAGAATTCATCGTGGATTATTAACTAAGTCTAGTTTTAATGAAATACTAACTCTTGGAAATAACGGGAAATATCTTTTGTTGGAACTTCCATCATTTGAGGTACCAATATACACCTGGGAAATTTTATATGAACTTTCGTTACAGGACATCATTCCTATTATTGTACATCCTGAAAGAAATGTAGAAATAATAAATCAACCTAATTTATTATATAGGATTGTTCAAGAAGGAGGATTAATCCAATTAACTTCTGGAAGTATCATTGGTCACTTTGGAAATAAAATTAAATCATTTACCGAAAAAATTATTGAACATGATTTGGCACATTTTATCGCAAGCGATGCTCATAACTTAAATACGAGAAGTTTTTCACTACATCAGGCATATGATAAAATCACAAAATTATATGGAATGAATAAAACATTTTATTTCAAGGAAAACGCTGAATTATTAAGATTGAACTTAAATATAAAATTAGCGACTCCTATACCTTTTAGAAAGAAAATATTAGGAATATTTTAA
- a CDS encoding CpsD/CapB family tyrosine-protein kinase: MRRKKNFSDRTGVDLVAYTHPYLPITEQYRLIRTNILFSSVDKEIKTILITSPDPAEGKSTTSANLAIVLAQQGKNVLLVDADLRKASVHYSFNISNMNGLTNILTRMTTTSETISKTHIPNLEVLPSGPIPPNPSELLNSEAMEKVMKELKHRFDYIIFDTPPVLAVTDSQVLANKCDGVVMVVASGKTRKDRALQSKELLIKAKSQLLGVIVNGVESTKMEYYNQYK, encoded by the coding sequence ATGAGACGTAAAAAAAATTTTAGTGATAGGACTGGAGTAGATTTAGTTGCTTATACACATCCCTACCTTCCCATTACTGAGCAATACCGATTAATAAGAACAAATATATTATTTTCCTCTGTAGATAAAGAAATTAAAACCATTTTAATAACATCACCAGATCCTGCAGAAGGAAAATCAACTACATCCGCTAATTTGGCCATAGTCCTTGCACAGCAAGGAAAAAATGTATTGCTAGTTGATGCAGATTTAAGAAAGGCATCGGTTCATTACTCATTTAATATAAGCAATATGAATGGTTTAACAAATATATTAACTAGAATGACTACAACGAGTGAGACCATTTCAAAAACACATATTCCTAATTTGGAAGTATTACCTAGTGGACCTATACCACCAAACCCTTCAGAATTATTAAACTCTGAGGCTATGGAAAAAGTAATGAAAGAGTTAAAGCATCGCTTTGACTACATCATATTTGATACGCCTCCAGTTCTTGCTGTTACTGATTCTCAAGTTTTGGCAAATAAGTGTGACGGTGTAGTAATGGTTGTTGCTAGTGGTAAGACTCGTAAAGATCGCGCCTTACAATCGAAGGAGCTATTGATAAAGGCAAAATCACAACTCCTCGGAGTAATAGTGAATGGGGTAGAATCTACAAAAATGGAGTATTACAATCAATACAAATAA
- a CDS encoding YveK family protein: MEETISLRELFNALRKRWKLIILLSLFSMLISGGISFYVLTPVYKSSTQILVNQKNADNQLDYSQMQSNVSLIDTYREIIKSPAILEKVIKQLNLKYSVEQLNQNITIESQQNSQVFSITVQDNNPGMAVVIANAISDTFQKDIKGIMNVDNVSVLATAEIKQNPTPVSPNPILNIMIGFLIGFLIGIIIAFLLDYFDNTLKNSQDIDNYLGLPVLGTIQKIPQRKGRNRSNLGKKEVRMYET, encoded by the coding sequence ATGGAAGAAACAATTAGTTTGAGGGAACTTTTTAACGCACTTAGGAAACGTTGGAAGTTAATTATTTTATTGAGCTTATTTTCAATGTTAATTAGTGGAGGCATTTCTTTTTATGTGCTGACACCTGTCTATAAGTCATCCACTCAAATTTTAGTAAATCAAAAAAATGCAGATAATCAATTAGATTATTCTCAAATGCAAAGTAATGTGTCATTAATAGATACTTATAGAGAAATTATAAAAAGCCCCGCGATATTAGAAAAAGTAATCAAACAGCTTAATTTAAAGTATAGCGTGGAACAACTTAATCAAAATATTACAATTGAGAGTCAACAAAATTCCCAAGTTTTCTCAATAACTGTTCAAGATAATAACCCGGGAATGGCAGTAGTCATAGCAAATGCTATTTCAGATACATTCCAAAAGGATATTAAAGGAATTATGAATGTTGATAATGTTAGTGTTCTTGCTACCGCAGAAATAAAACAAAACCCTACACCTGTAAGTCCAAATCCAATTTTAAATATAATGATTGGCTTTTTAATTGGTTTCCTAATAGGAATAATAATAGCATTTCTTTTGGATTATTTTGATAATACCTTAAAAAACAGTCAAGATATTGATAATTATCTAGGATTACCTGTATTAGGCACTATTCAAAAAATTCCACAGCGCAAAGGACGGAATCGTTCCAATCTAGGTAAAAAAGAGGTGAGAATGTATGAGACGTAA
- a CDS encoding SGNH/GDSL hydrolase family protein: MNKFLLLIFGGLCIIVLAFSYKNWVSKGIAAEHNGRKIIAKIEQKEVEHKAAEIKKLIPDKNKKSPIVDFLRYRALSNNKVNLSIIGSNLVIESSTNFTFKGWESQLKSKLKSEYDELDNLEVKHYGFKSYSTSDFINSKKIDVVVKDNPDVIFIENFIINNYRQSISIDQTNSDIKEIISQLQNKLPKSKIIIMSPNPILNDQNQNNLGLNYKDYINNTSKFSINNGWIYLDFYLEIEKYLESKNLLIVDVIENDFVRPNDTGNLLIGDILYEYLKNSLVSFD; encoded by the coding sequence ATGAATAAGTTTTTACTACTAATCTTCGGAGGGCTTTGTATTATTGTATTAGCATTTAGTTATAAAAACTGGGTTAGTAAAGGAATTGCAGCTGAACATAACGGACGTAAAATAATAGCAAAAATTGAACAAAAAGAAGTAGAACATAAAGCAGCTGAAATAAAAAAATTAATACCTGACAAAAACAAAAAATCGCCAATCGTCGATTTTTTGCGTTATAGAGCACTATCAAATAATAAGGTAAACCTATCGATTATTGGGAGTAACTTAGTAATTGAATCCAGCACTAATTTTACTTTTAAAGGATGGGAGAGCCAATTAAAAAGTAAATTGAAGTCAGAGTATGATGAATTAGATAATTTGGAAGTAAAACACTATGGTTTTAAGAGCTACTCAACTTCTGATTTTATAAATAGCAAAAAAATAGATGTGGTTGTAAAAGATAATCCAGACGTCATATTTATTGAAAATTTTATTATTAATAATTACAGACAATCAATAAGTATAGACCAAACAAATAGTGATATCAAAGAAATCATTTCACAATTGCAAAATAAATTACCAAAATCAAAAATCATAATTATGTCTCCAAATCCTATATTAAATGACCAAAATCAAAATAATTTAGGATTAAATTATAAGGATTATATTAACAATACAAGTAAATTTTCTATAAATAATGGCTGGATATATTTAGATTTTTATCTGGAAATTGAAAAGTATTTAGAAAGTAAAAATTTATTAATAGTAGATGTCATCGAAAATGATTTTGTCCGTCCTAATGATACTGGGAACTTATTAATAGGCGATATATTGTATGAGTATTTAAAAAATAGTCTAGTATCTTTTGATTAA
- a CDS encoding helix-turn-helix domain-containing protein: MNGKNIAELRKRRGYTLSELSKLANISKSYLSNIERNINKNPSIEVVQKLAKVLNVDVITLLKSELDKDTHYFIEKEWMEFVTKLKQLGLKKEHLDQYGTLIEFIKWKNQNTKQNNP; encoded by the coding sequence ATGAATGGAAAAAATATAGCGGAATTAAGAAAAAGAAGAGGGTACACTCTTTCGGAGCTTTCAAAATTAGCCAACATATCAAAATCCTATTTAAGTAATATCGAACGAAATATAAATAAGAATCCATCAATCGAGGTTGTCCAAAAGCTTGCAAAAGTTTTAAATGTAGATGTTATTACCTTATTGAAATCGGAATTAGATAAGGATACACATTATTTTATCGAAAAAGAATGGATGGAATTTGTCACTAAATTAAAGCAATTAGGCTTAAAGAAAGAGCATTTAGATCAATATGGCACATTAATTGAATTTATAAAATGGAAGAACCAAAATACAAAACAAAATAATCCATAA